One Prolixibacteraceae bacterium DNA segment encodes these proteins:
- a CDS encoding RNA methyltransferase — MEAISKNRIKYIKQLSQKKHRKQEQKYIAEGAKIIEDLILAGQSMETIYADPDAYQRLSSIASKASIQIVNVDNESIHKASALSTASNAIAIIPIKQETLDMTAIKNNLTIALDNIQDPGNLGTIIRIADWFGIDTILCSKNTVDVFNNKVIQATMGAITRIKVHYVDLQDCLKSATDLHMPIYGTFLKGDNIYTKSLNNHGIIVMGNEGKGISEEIEAIVNNKITIPSFRQEKGSESLNVAMATSIICSEFKRKI, encoded by the coding sequence ATGGAAGCAATATCGAAAAATCGAATCAAATATATAAAACAGTTATCACAGAAAAAGCATCGTAAACAAGAGCAGAAATACATTGCAGAAGGGGCAAAGATTATTGAAGATCTTATCCTTGCAGGTCAAAGCATGGAGACAATTTATGCCGATCCAGATGCCTATCAAAGGTTGTCCTCCATTGCAAGTAAAGCCAGCATACAGATCGTCAATGTAGATAACGAATCAATACATAAAGCTTCGGCACTTTCCACAGCATCTAATGCCATTGCCATAATCCCTATCAAGCAAGAGACGCTTGATATGACTGCCATTAAGAACAATCTTACGATTGCACTAGACAATATTCAAGACCCAGGTAATCTAGGCACTATTATTCGTATAGCAGATTGGTTTGGCATCGACACCATACTGTGTTCAAAAAACACAGTGGATGTATTTAATAACAAAGTTATCCAAGCCACTATGGGGGCTATTACTCGTATTAAAGTGCACTATGTAGATCTTCAAGACTGTTTAAAGAGTGCTACCGATCTACATATGCCAATATATGGAACATTTTTAAAAGGGGATAATATTTACACAAAGTCACTAAACAATCATGGGATTATCGTCATGGGAAATGAGGGTAAAGGAATTTCTGAAGAGATTGAGGCTATAGTCAATAACAAAATAACCATTCCATCATTCCGTCAAGAGAAAGGATCGGAATCATTAAATGTAGCTATGGCAACCTCTATTATTTGCTCTGAATTTAAAAGAAAAATATAA
- a CDS encoding outer membrane protein assembly factor, which yields MKIVFFKSTLFLFFLLFFSHQMVADEKSKDDHTKKIFKDSLDGAFDVSDFLATKTGFLAVPGIVTNPAVGYGGYATALFFHSSFAESQGFPTMTGVIGGGTENSSWMLGAYHLQSFFEDRFRLTSFFGYGDVNLRFFGRGYTDFLKNHEVMLGMDAWVLFVDGSYRINNTNFFVGGRYVFVNNDSRLSPNVSFLDLDFKSTVSEIGLVVSYDSRNNFFSPSKGIKGEVNYQYSGTWLGADNNYSRLYSYLFGYIPITKKQSLGIRGEYDVAFSGAPFYMEPFVNLRGVAIMRYQDKQMFEAEAEYQFSLYKRWSGVTFVGVGDAWGTGSSFFEDDVAVSGGFGFRYLLARKFGMKTGIDFAWSKDTFAFSIVIGSAWLRN from the coding sequence ATGAAAATTGTTTTTTTTAAGTCCACTCTATTTCTCTTTTTTCTCTTGTTTTTCAGTCATCAAATGGTTGCAGATGAAAAGAGTAAAGATGACCATACTAAGAAGATTTTTAAAGACTCATTGGATGGTGCATTTGATGTAAGTGATTTCCTTGCGACAAAGACAGGCTTTTTAGCTGTTCCCGGTATTGTGACCAATCCTGCCGTGGGATATGGAGGTTATGCTACCGCACTTTTTTTTCATAGTTCTTTCGCTGAAAGTCAAGGGTTTCCTACCATGACAGGAGTGATCGGAGGTGGGACTGAAAATAGCTCCTGGATGCTTGGAGCCTACCATCTACAGTCTTTTTTTGAGGATCGTTTCCGCCTGACCTCTTTCTTCGGCTATGGAGATGTAAACCTTCGTTTTTTTGGCCGAGGTTATACTGATTTTCTTAAAAATCATGAGGTGATGCTGGGGATGGATGCTTGGGTGTTATTTGTAGATGGCTCTTATCGTATAAACAACACCAACTTCTTTGTTGGAGGAAGATATGTTTTTGTAAATAATGATAGTCGTTTATCTCCTAATGTCTCTTTTTTAGATCTTGATTTTAAGTCTACCGTGAGTGAAATAGGATTGGTGGTGTCTTATGATTCACGTAATAACTTCTTTTCTCCTTCGAAAGGGATTAAAGGGGAAGTGAATTATCAATATAGTGGGACATGGTTAGGGGCTGATAATAACTATTCTCGATTATATAGTTATCTCTTCGGATATATCCCAATTACCAAGAAACAATCTTTAGGAATACGTGGAGAGTATGATGTCGCTTTTTCAGGTGCCCCTTTCTATATGGAGCCTTTTGTCAATCTGAGAGGAGTTGCAATAATGCGTTATCAGGATAAACAGATGTTTGAAGCAGAAGCTGAGTATCAATTTTCTCTGTATAAACGTTGGTCTGGTGTTACATTTGTTGGAGTGGGCGATGCTTGGGGAACAGGAAGTTCTTTTTTCGAAGACGATGTTGCAGTCAGTGGTGGTTTTGGTTTCCGTTACCTATTAGCACGTAAGTTTGGAATGAAGACTGGGATCGATTTTGCGTGGAGCAAAGACACCTTTGCTTTTTCAATCGTCATCGGTAGTGCTTGGTTACGCAACTAA
- a CDS encoding rubrerythrin family protein: MKSIKGTKTEQNLLKSFAGESQARNRYTFFAKQARKEGYEQIAAIFEETAYNEQVHAKRFFSFLEGGEVEITATYPAGIVGTTVQNLYEAANGENEEWTDLYPTFADIAEEEGFKAIAACFRNVAKVEAEHEKRYRKLIERLEKEEVFAREEETVWVCRHCGHVHIGKNAPKACPTCLHPQSYFEPKADNY; this comes from the coding sequence ATGAAAAGCATCAAAGGAACAAAGACAGAACAAAATCTACTGAAATCATTTGCTGGAGAGTCACAAGCTCGTAATCGTTATACTTTCTTTGCTAAGCAAGCAAGAAAAGAGGGGTATGAGCAGATTGCTGCTATTTTTGAAGAGACCGCTTATAATGAGCAGGTTCATGCAAAGAGATTCTTCTCTTTTCTAGAAGGAGGCGAAGTAGAAATTACTGCGACTTATCCAGCAGGAATCGTTGGTACTACTGTTCAGAATCTATACGAAGCTGCTAATGGAGAGAATGAAGAGTGGACTGATCTTTATCCAACTTTTGCTGATATTGCTGAGGAAGAGGGTTTCAAAGCGATTGCAGCTTGTTTTAGAAATGTTGCTAAGGTTGAGGCAGAACACGAAAAGAGATATCGTAAGCTAATTGAGAGACTTGAGAAAGAAGAAGTCTTTGCTCGTGAAGAAGAAACTGTTTGGGTTTGTCGCCACTGTGGACATGTACATATTGGTAAAAATGCTCCTAAAGCATGTCCTACTTGTCTACATCCACAAAGTTATTTTGAGCCTAAAGCGGATAACTATTAA
- the hydE gene encoding [FeFe] hydrogenase H-cluster radical SAM maturase HydE, with the protein MLSDNNNDIKDLLKSYLITDEKEYIELLSKVEKVTLDNVGDKVYFRGLIELSNYCVKDCYYCGIRKGNTEAHRYELSVSDVLSAIDVAYEQNYGSIVIQAGERTDIQFVDKISEIIIEAKSRYKDHLGITLSLGEQSKETLQKWFDYGAHRYLLRIETSNRELYYKWHPNNALHDYDNRLSTLYSLKEIGYQVGTGVLIGAPFQSVDDLVNDLVFYKTFDIDMVGMGPFISHPNTPLFDKKETSDDLKHRFDLSLRMITSLRLLMPTINIAAATSLQAIDPMGREKAVRAGANIIMPNVTPQKSRADYQLYPNKPCIDEEAWECKGCLEARLSMVHRDIGFGEYGDSPHFFERI; encoded by the coding sequence ATGTTGAGCGATAATAATAATGATATAAAAGATCTTTTAAAAAGCTACCTCATTACTGATGAAAAGGAGTATATAGAGCTCTTGTCTAAAGTCGAAAAAGTTACTTTAGATAATGTAGGTGATAAAGTCTATTTCAGAGGGTTAATAGAACTATCTAATTACTGTGTGAAGGATTGTTATTACTGTGGTATTCGCAAAGGGAATACTGAAGCACATCGTTATGAACTGTCTGTTTCAGATGTTCTATCTGCCATTGATGTTGCGTACGAACAAAACTATGGCTCTATCGTGATTCAAGCAGGAGAGCGTACAGATATCCAATTTGTAGACAAGATCTCGGAGATTATAATAGAGGCCAAATCTCGATATAAAGACCATTTAGGGATTACACTATCTTTAGGTGAGCAGTCTAAAGAGACGCTTCAAAAGTGGTTTGATTATGGAGCCCATCGATATCTTCTTCGTATTGAAACATCGAACAGGGAACTCTATTATAAATGGCATCCGAATAATGCCTTACACGATTATGATAATCGATTAAGTACCCTATATTCTCTCAAAGAGATTGGTTATCAAGTGGGAACAGGAGTGTTAATAGGTGCTCCATTTCAATCAGTTGATGACTTGGTGAATGACCTTGTTTTTTATAAAACGTTTGATATAGATATGGTTGGTATGGGGCCCTTTATTTCTCATCCTAATACTCCTTTGTTTGATAAAAAAGAGACCTCCGATGATCTTAAGCATCGTTTTGACCTTTCTTTAAGAATGATTACTTCTTTAAGATTGTTGATGCCTACTATCAATATCGCAGCTGCGACCTCTTTACAAGCAATAGATCCAATGGGAAGAGAGAAAGCAGTTAGAGCAGGTGCCAATATTATTATGCCTAATGTCACACCACAAAAGTCAAGAGCTGATTATCAGTTATATCCTAATAAACCTTGTATTGATGAAGAGGCTTGGGAATGTAAAGGTTGTCTTGAAGCCCGATTGTCTATGGTTCATAGGGATATCGGTTTTGGGGAGTATGGTGATTCCCCTCATTTCTTTGAACGAATCTAA
- the mnmA gene encoding tRNA 2-thiouridine(34) synthase MnmA: MKKKVVVGLSGGVDSSVAAYLLKKDGYEVIGVFMINYKDTVGTLTSSCTWEDDVEFASMIAKKLEIPFHVVDLSEHYKERVIDYMFSEYEAGRTPNPDVLCNREMKFDVFLDKALELGADYVATGHYCQKSTIDKDGQEYSQLIAGADGNKDQSYFLCQLSQDQLNKTLFPIGHLEKPVVREIAREAKLITAERKDSQGICFVGKVDLPTFLQQKLEPKKGNVIEIPNTFSAKKRDFPIEKESFNKHCFEYPYKPWNGKVIGEHNGAHFYTIGQRKGLNIGGYKEPLFIIGTDVKRNIVYVGEGKKHAGLYRQGLFIEHTDMHWIRPDLKLFVGSEQRMDFRIRYRQPLEKGTMYVEEEGVYVLFDNPQRGITPGQFAAWYVNDELIGSGVIK, from the coding sequence ATGAAGAAAAAAGTTGTAGTCGGTTTATCAGGTGGTGTAGATTCAAGTGTCGCAGCTTATCTGCTCAAAAAGGATGGTTATGAAGTCATTGGTGTATTCATGATCAATTACAAAGATACTGTTGGTACTTTAACTAGTAGTTGCACATGGGAGGACGATGTTGAATTTGCTTCAATGATTGCAAAAAAACTAGAGATTCCATTTCATGTGGTCGATCTCTCAGAACACTACAAAGAAAGAGTTATCGATTATATGTTCAGTGAGTATGAAGCTGGAAGAACTCCTAACCCAGATGTACTTTGTAACAGAGAGATGAAGTTTGATGTATTTCTTGATAAAGCACTCGAACTCGGGGCAGATTACGTAGCCACTGGACACTACTGTCAGAAATCTACCATCGATAAAGATGGACAAGAATATTCACAACTCATAGCTGGAGCTGATGGAAATAAAGATCAAAGTTATTTCCTATGCCAGCTTTCACAAGATCAGCTAAATAAAACTCTTTTTCCTATAGGCCATTTAGAGAAGCCTGTGGTAAGAGAGATAGCTAGAGAAGCAAAACTTATCACTGCTGAAAGAAAAGATTCTCAAGGTATCTGTTTTGTTGGAAAAGTAGACCTTCCAACATTCTTACAACAAAAACTTGAACCTAAAAAAGGGAATGTCATTGAAATTCCGAATACGTTCAGTGCAAAGAAAAGAGACTTTCCAATTGAAAAAGAGTCTTTCAATAAACATTGTTTTGAATATCCTTATAAACCTTGGAACGGAAAGGTTATAGGAGAACACAATGGAGCTCATTTCTATACTATTGGACAAAGAAAAGGATTGAATATTGGAGGATATAAAGAGCCTCTATTTATCATTGGAACTGACGTTAAAAGAAATATTGTATATGTAGGAGAAGGGAAAAAACACGCTGGACTCTACAGACAAGGCCTATTTATAGAACACACCGACATGCATTGGATACGTCCAGACCTAAAGCTATTTGTTGGATCAGAACAGAGAATGGACTTCAGAATTCGATATCGTCAACCTCTTGAGAAAGGGACAATGTATGTGGAAGAAGAGGGAGTATATGTTCTTTTTGACAATCCACAAAGAGGTATCACTCCTGGTCAATTTGCAGCTTGGTATGTAAATGACGAACTCATTGGTTCTGGGGTTATTAAATAA
- a CDS encoding GNAT family N-acetyltransferase: MENIVVSIRKASCQDIPDILAIVKDAVKYMNANGNYQWSVNYPTKDVFLNDISLNELWVAVCGDVIAGVAAINMEHTPEYDTLVWEKRGEYWGIHRIAISKQFKGKRVAESFFQKAEDIARESGTNYIRIDTNILNKSAQRLFERLGYGYCGQVYFAKTETPFVCYDKLLED; encoded by the coding sequence ATGGAAAATATAGTGGTTTCAATCCGCAAAGCTTCATGTCAGGATATCCCAGATATTTTAGCGATTGTAAAGGATGCCGTTAAGTATATGAATGCAAATGGAAACTATCAATGGAGTGTAAACTATCCGACGAAAGATGTCTTCTTAAATGATATCTCTTTAAATGAATTATGGGTTGCTGTGTGTGGGGATGTTATTGCTGGTGTAGCTGCGATTAATATGGAGCATACTCCTGAATATGATACGCTTGTATGGGAAAAGCGTGGCGAATATTGGGGTATTCATCGTATTGCTATTTCTAAACAGTTCAAAGGGAAACGTGTTGCTGAATCTTTTTTTCAAAAGGCTGAAGATATTGCTAGAGAAAGTGGAACAAACTACATAAGAATTGATACCAACATTTTAAATAAATCAGCACAACGTCTTTTTGAAAGATTAGGTTATGGCTATTGTGGTCAGGTCTATTTTGCTAAGACAGAGACACCTTTTGTTTGTTATGACAAACTATTAGAGGATTAA
- the rplT gene encoding 50S ribosomal protein L20, giving the protein MPRSVNHVASRARRKKLLKETRGYWGARKNVWTVAKNTYEKGLCYAYRDRKKKKSSFRALWIQRINAAARMEGLSYSQFICLLKANSIEINRKVLADLAMNHPAAFKAIVNKVK; this is encoded by the coding sequence ATGCCAAGATCGGTAAACCACGTAGCGTCACGCGCTCGTAGAAAAAAGCTTCTTAAAGAAACTAGAGGTTATTGGGGAGCTAGAAAAAATGTTTGGACGGTAGCAAAGAATACTTACGAAAAAGGTTTGTGCTATGCGTACCGCGATAGAAAGAAGAAGAAATCATCATTCCGTGCTTTGTGGATTCAGCGTATCAATGCTGCTGCACGTATGGAAGGTCTTTCTTATTCGCAATTTATTTGTCTTCTTAAGGCAAACAGCATCGAGATTAACCGTAAGGTTCTTGCTGATTTAGCGATGAATCACCCTGCTGCTTTCAAAGCAATTGTGAATAAAGTAAAATAA
- the rpmI gene encoding 50S ribosomal protein L35, which yields MPKMKTNPSAKKRFKLTGSGKIKRKHAYKSHILTKKSKKRKRNLTYFGTVCKADENNIKLLLCMK from the coding sequence ATGCCTAAGATGAAAACGAATCCTAGTGCTAAAAAGCGTTTTAAGCTTACTGGGTCAGGAAAAATTAAAAGAAAACATGCTTATAAAAGTCATATTTTGACTAAAAAAAGCAAGAAACGTAAGAGAAATCTTACTTACTTCGGAACTGTATGTAAAGCTGATGAAAACAACATCAAGTTGTTGCTTTGCATGAAGTAA
- the infC gene encoding translation initiation factor IF-3 has protein sequence MRPRGRRFQHQETKPANRINQYIRVPQVRLVGDNIENPGVYSTNEAIKIADALDLDLVEISPKADPPVCRVIDYQKFLYQQKKKQKEMKAKAVKVVVKEIRFGPNTDDHDYNFKLKHAEKFLNEGAKVKAYVFFKGRTILFKEKGEILLLRFAQDLGEIGKVDQLPKLEGKRMIMFISPKKKK, from the coding sequence ATGAGACCACGCGGTAGAAGATTTCAACATCAAGAAACAAAACCCGCTAACCGAATTAACCAATATATTAGAGTACCTCAGGTACGTCTTGTTGGTGATAATATTGAAAACCCTGGGGTTTATAGTACAAACGAAGCAATAAAGATTGCTGATGCGCTTGATTTGGATTTGGTAGAAATTTCTCCAAAAGCCGATCCGCCTGTTTGTCGTGTCATTGATTACCAAAAGTTTCTTTATCAACAAAAGAAGAAACAAAAGGAAATGAAGGCGAAAGCGGTTAAGGTGGTAGTGAAAGAAATTCGTTTCGGTCCGAACACAGATGATCATGATTATAACTTTAAATTGAAGCATGCTGAAAAGTTCCTTAATGAAGGTGCTAAAGTAAAAGCATATGTCTTTTTTAAAGGTCGTACGATTCTGTTTAAGGAGAAAGGCGAAATCCTACTATTGAGATTTGCTCAAGATTTGGGAGAGATCGGTAAAGTAGATCAACTACCAAAACTTGAAGGTAAACGTATGATCATGTTTATTTCACCGAAGAAGAAGAAATAA
- the thrS gene encoding threonine--tRNA ligase produces the protein MINITLPDGSVKEFESGVNGLDIAKSISNRLAKDVLSVTVNGEIWDLKRPIESDASIKLNTWDDRDGKEAFWHSSAHLMAEAIETVYPDTKFGIGPTIENGFYYDVDLPEGKTITEKDLEKIEKKMVELARQKNDIVRIDVSKTDALKRFEEIQDPYKLELISNLEDGTITLYNQGAFTDLCRGPHLPNTSYIKAIKLLSVAGAYWRGDEKNKMLTRVYGITFPKAKMLTEYLHQLEEAKKRDHRKIGKEMELFTFSQKVGQGLPLWLPKGAQLREALENFLKRVQKRFEYDQVITPHIGDVNLYKTSGHFQKYGKDSFQPISTPQEGEEYLLKPMNCPHHCELYRFKPRSYKDLPVRMAEFGTVYRYEQSGELHGLTRVRSFTQDDAHIFCRPDQLKEEFLKVIDIIFIIFKALDFKDYTAQISLRDPSNTEKYIGADENWEKAESAIIEACEEKGLNTVTELGEAAFYGPKLDFMVKDALGRSWQLGTIQVDYNLPERFDLTYIGADDKHHRPVMIHRAPFGSMERFCAVLIEHTAGKFPLWLTPEQVVILPISEKYNDYAKKVSNYLNICDIRSIVDDRNEKIGRKIRDNELKRIPYLLIVGEQEAENNTVSVRRQGEGDQGSKTMEEFASFISAEVRSQLGSIYE, from the coding sequence ATGATTAATATAACCTTACCCGATGGCTCGGTAAAAGAATTTGAGTCAGGAGTGAACGGACTTGACATTGCGAAGTCAATTAGTAACCGACTTGCAAAAGATGTTTTGTCTGTGACCGTAAATGGAGAGATATGGGATTTAAAGCGCCCAATTGAATCAGATGCTTCAATTAAACTCAATACGTGGGATGACCGTGACGGAAAAGAGGCTTTTTGGCACTCATCTGCTCACCTTATGGCTGAAGCGATTGAAACGGTTTATCCTGATACGAAATTCGGAATCGGACCTACGATCGAGAATGGGTTCTATTACGATGTTGATCTGCCAGAAGGTAAAACCATCACAGAAAAAGATCTAGAAAAGATCGAAAAGAAGATGGTGGAATTAGCGCGTCAGAAAAACGATATCGTCCGTATAGATGTCTCTAAAACCGATGCATTAAAACGATTTGAAGAGATACAGGATCCTTATAAGTTGGAACTTATTTCCAATCTTGAGGATGGAACCATCACTCTATATAATCAAGGGGCTTTTACAGACCTTTGTCGTGGACCTCACTTGCCAAACACTAGCTATATTAAGGCAATTAAATTGTTGAGCGTAGCAGGTGCTTATTGGAGAGGTGACGAAAAAAATAAAATGCTAACTCGTGTGTATGGTATCACTTTCCCTAAAGCAAAAATGCTAACGGAATACCTACATCAGTTGGAAGAAGCTAAAAAACGTGACCACCGTAAGATCGGTAAAGAGATGGAGTTGTTTACTTTTTCACAAAAAGTTGGACAAGGTCTTCCTCTTTGGTTGCCAAAAGGTGCTCAGTTAAGAGAAGCTCTTGAGAATTTCTTGAAGCGTGTGCAAAAACGTTTTGAATACGATCAGGTGATTACTCCTCACATTGGAGATGTGAATTTGTATAAGACTTCTGGTCATTTTCAGAAGTATGGAAAAGATTCATTTCAACCAATTAGTACTCCTCAAGAAGGCGAAGAGTATTTGTTGAAACCAATGAACTGTCCTCACCACTGTGAGCTTTATCGCTTCAAACCTCGCTCATACAAGGATCTTCCTGTTCGTATGGCTGAGTTCGGAACTGTATATCGTTATGAACAAAGTGGAGAGCTTCATGGTTTAACTCGTGTGAGAAGTTTTACACAAGATGATGCACACATCTTCTGTCGTCCAGATCAATTGAAGGAAGAGTTTCTGAAGGTGATAGATATTATATTTATCATTTTCAAAGCACTAGATTTTAAAGATTACACGGCGCAGATCTCTCTTCGTGATCCAAGTAATACTGAAAAGTATATCGGAGCTGACGAAAATTGGGAGAAAGCGGAAAGTGCAATTATTGAAGCGTGTGAAGAGAAAGGATTGAATACAGTAACCGAATTAGGTGAAGCCGCTTTTTATGGTCCTAAGCTAGACTTTATGGTAAAAGATGCCCTTGGTCGTAGTTGGCAGTTGGGTACAATTCAGGTGGATTATAACCTGCCTGAGCGCTTTGATTTGACTTATATCGGTGCTGATGATAAGCATCATCGTCCTGTAATGATACACCGTGCTCCATTTGGATCAATGGAACGATTTTGTGCTGTATTGATTGAACATACTGCTGGTAAGTTCCCACTTTGGTTGACACCTGAGCAAGTGGTGATTCTACCTATCAGTGAAAAATATAATGATTACGCGAAAAAAGTTTCAAATTATCTAAATATTTGCGATATTCGCAGCATTGTAGATGATAGAAATGAGAAGATTGGGCGTAAAATTCGTGATAACGAGTTGAAACGTATCCCATACCTTCTAATTGTTGGAGAACAAGAAGCGGAAAATAATACTGTTTCTGTTCGACGTCAAGGAGAGGGAGATCAAGGTTCTAAGACAATGGAAGAATTTGCTTCCTTTATCTCTGCCGAAGTTCGTTCTCAACTAGGATCTATTTATGAATAA
- a CDS encoding S9 family peptidase — MKQLLFSVLAIFIFSSSIFAQSKKISFEDVVTNYSFYAKRIYGIRSMNDGLSYTTIEENGSQIVKYNYKTGKKVAVLLDLNKIEDAPIKSFSGYEFSANESKVLLKTKVHKIYRHSFTAEYYVYNFVTKKLEILSKNGPQQLATFSPDGNRIAFVRKNNLYVSTLYFGTEFKITKDGEFNKIINGAPDWVYEEEFGFNKAFAWSPDSKKLAYIKFDESKVKTFSFPMYKGSHPTFPEYKEYPGEYTYKYPKAGEANSEVSVHIYDIKKKNTIKVDIGEEKDQYIPRLRWTFSGSDLGVIRLNRRQDKLELLLANPFSGDTRLVYTDKNQRYIDESTYDYLTFLPNDKEFVVGCEKDGYMHLYLYDKLGGLVKKLTPGDYDVTQYYGYDSKRKVFYYQAAKRNAMQREVYATSYNGKKNYSIADKKGTNNAIFSKNFTYFIHTYTSVNTPVVTSLKDRKGKTLRVLEDNNKLNKKIAQYQMPTKEFFTFKNKEGVSLNGYMIKPSNFDKNKDYPLLMTQYSGPNSQQVLDKFNIDWYYYMAEKGYIVACVDPRGTGARGEEFRKCTYMDLGHLESDDQIDAAKYLGSLNYIDQKNIAIWGWSYGGFMSTLCLAKGADVFKAAIAIAPVTNWRFYDSVYTERYMRRPQENADGYDKNSPIYWAPKIKGKYLLCHGTADDNVHYQNSAELAEVLVQAGVQFQMMSYTNRNHSIYGGNTRNHLYRLFTNFLDENLK; from the coding sequence ATGAAGCAGCTATTGTTTTCGGTCCTAGCGATCTTTATATTCTCTTCCAGTATTTTTGCACAGAGCAAAAAGATATCTTTTGAAGATGTCGTTACAAACTACTCTTTTTATGCCAAAAGGATCTATGGAATCCGAAGCATGAACGACGGGCTATCTTACACTACAATTGAAGAAAATGGCTCTCAAATTGTAAAGTATAATTATAAAACAGGCAAGAAGGTAGCGGTTCTATTAGACTTGAACAAAATAGAGGATGCTCCAATAAAATCATTCTCTGGTTACGAATTTTCGGCGAACGAAAGCAAAGTACTTTTAAAAACTAAGGTTCACAAAATATATCGACACTCCTTCACAGCCGAGTATTACGTATATAACTTCGTAACCAAGAAGCTAGAGATTCTCTCTAAAAATGGACCCCAGCAGTTGGCAACCTTCTCTCCTGACGGGAACAGAATAGCTTTTGTTAGAAAGAATAACTTATACGTCTCTACATTATATTTTGGTACAGAGTTTAAGATCACCAAAGATGGAGAGTTTAATAAGATAATCAACGGAGCACCAGATTGGGTATACGAAGAGGAGTTTGGATTCAATAAAGCCTTTGCATGGTCGCCAGACAGCAAGAAACTAGCGTATATCAAATTCGATGAATCGAAAGTAAAAACGTTTAGTTTTCCTATGTATAAAGGAAGCCATCCAACATTTCCTGAATACAAAGAGTATCCAGGAGAATACACATACAAGTATCCTAAAGCAGGAGAGGCAAACTCTGAGGTTAGTGTACACATCTACGACATCAAAAAGAAAAACACTATTAAAGTAGATATAGGAGAAGAAAAAGACCAATACATCCCACGACTAAGATGGACCTTTTCAGGTTCTGACCTAGGAGTCATCCGACTAAATCGTCGTCAAGACAAACTAGAACTTCTTCTAGCGAATCCATTTTCTGGCGATACTCGTTTGGTTTATACAGATAAGAATCAGAGATATATCGACGAAAGCACCTACGACTATTTAACATTCCTACCGAATGACAAAGAGTTTGTGGTAGGGTGCGAAAAAGATGGTTACATGCACTTGTATCTATACGACAAGCTAGGGGGACTTGTAAAGAAACTTACTCCTGGCGACTACGATGTAACACAGTACTATGGCTATGACAGCAAACGAAAAGTATTCTACTATCAAGCTGCTAAAAGAAATGCCATGCAAAGAGAGGTGTACGCGACCTCATATAATGGAAAAAAGAACTATTCCATTGCAGACAAAAAAGGAACCAATAATGCAATATTCAGTAAAAATTTCACCTATTTTATCCACACATACACTAGTGTTAACACTCCTGTTGTCACTAGTTTAAAAGATAGAAAAGGGAAGACATTACGTGTTCTTGAAGACAACAATAAACTGAATAAAAAGATTGCGCAGTATCAGATGCCAACCAAAGAGTTCTTCACCTTCAAGAACAAAGAGGGCGTCTCATTGAATGGTTATATGATCAAACCATCTAATTTTGATAAAAACAAAGATTACCCACTTCTAATGACTCAATATAGTGGACCAAACTCACAACAAGTGTTGGATAAGTTCAATATCGATTGGTACTACTATATGGCAGAAAAAGGATATATAGTAGCATGTGTTGATCCAAGAGGGACTGGTGCTCGTGGTGAAGAGTTCAGAAAATGCACATACATGGATCTTGGACATCTAGAGAGCGACGACCAAATTGATGCTGCAAAATACTTAGGTAGTCTAAACTATATTGATCAGAAAAACATTGCCATCTGGGGATGGAGCTATGGTGGATTCATGTCAACTTTATGTCTAGCGAAAGGGGCAGATGTATTTAAGGCTGCCATTGCGATTGCTCCTGTAACAAATTGGAGATTCTACGACTCAGTATACACCGAGCGTTACATGAGAAGACCACAAGAGAATGCGGATGGATACGACAAAAATTCACCGATCTATTGGGCTCCAAAAATAAAAGGAAAGTATCTTCTATGTCATGGCACAGCAGACGACAACGTACACTACCAAAACAGTGCAGAGTTGGCTGAAGTATTAGTACAAGCGGGCGTTCAATTTCAGATGATGAGTTACACAAACAGAAATCATAGCATATATGGTGGGAATACACGAAATCATCTATACAGATTATTCACCAACTTCCTTGATGAAAATCTAAAGTAA